The following are from one region of the Paenibacillus sabinae T27 genome:
- the ptsP gene encoding phosphoenolpyruvate--protein phosphotransferase, whose translation MTKISGIAASAGIAVARAFILEHPDYTIKKTAVADVEAEVAKLDQALEVSKAELQTIKERTLAELGEKKAEIFESHLLILDDPELISPVKDKIREESVNADYALNEVSAQFIAMFENMKSAYLQERAADMRDVTKRVMNHLLGIHYVSPAEISEEVVVIAEDLTPSDTAQLNRQYVKGFTTNIGGRTSHSAIMARSLEIPAVVGTKNVLSQVKAGDLVIVDGLSGDVLINPSDAEVAEYTTKQEAYAQQIAEWKKLRDEPTVSADGTHVELAANIGTPNDVAGVIENGGEAVGLYRTEFLYMGRDKLPSEEIQYNAYRTVLENMNGKPVVVRTLDIGGDKELPYLDLPKEMNPFLGFRAVRLCLDRQDIFRTQLRALLRASVHGNLRIMFPMIATLTEFRAARDLLFEEKAKLLAEGQEVSDNIQLGIMVEIPSTAVLADQFAKEVDFFSIGTNDLIQYTMAADRMNERVSYLYQPYNPAILRLIKNVIDAAHAQGKWTGMCGEMAGDATAIPLLLGLGLDEFSMSATSILPARSQISKLSVDEMKTLAAKALDLGTAEEVVALVRGISS comes from the coding sequence ATGACTAAAATTTCAGGAATCGCGGCTTCGGCAGGTATTGCGGTAGCCAGAGCCTTTATCCTGGAACACCCCGACTATACCATCAAGAAGACCGCTGTAGCAGATGTAGAGGCGGAAGTTGCCAAGCTGGATCAGGCGCTTGAAGTATCGAAAGCGGAGCTCCAGACGATTAAAGAGCGCACTTTGGCGGAGCTGGGCGAGAAGAAGGCGGAGATTTTCGAATCCCACCTGCTTATTCTGGATGATCCTGAGCTGATCAGCCCTGTGAAGGATAAAATCCGCGAGGAATCGGTAAATGCGGATTACGCATTAAACGAAGTGTCTGCCCAATTCATCGCCATGTTCGAGAACATGAAAAGCGCGTACCTTCAGGAACGCGCAGCCGATATGCGCGACGTGACCAAACGTGTAATGAATCATCTGCTGGGCATCCATTATGTGAGCCCTGCGGAAATCAGTGAAGAGGTTGTCGTCATCGCGGAAGACCTGACGCCGTCCGACACGGCTCAGCTGAACCGTCAATATGTCAAAGGCTTTACGACCAATATCGGCGGACGCACCTCCCACTCGGCCATTATGGCCCGCTCCCTGGAGATTCCGGCGGTTGTCGGCACCAAGAATGTGCTGTCCCAAGTAAAAGCCGGTGATCTCGTCATTGTAGACGGCCTGAGCGGCGATGTGCTCATTAACCCGAGCGACGCCGAGGTGGCTGAGTACACCACGAAACAGGAGGCCTATGCTCAGCAAATTGCGGAGTGGAAAAAGCTTCGGGACGAGCCGACGGTATCCGCCGACGGCACGCATGTGGAGCTGGCCGCCAACATCGGTACGCCGAATGATGTGGCGGGCGTAATTGAGAATGGCGGCGAAGCCGTAGGCCTGTACCGTACCGAATTCCTGTATATGGGCCGCGACAAGCTGCCTTCCGAGGAAATTCAGTACAATGCCTACCGGACCGTTCTGGAAAATATGAACGGCAAGCCGGTTGTTGTCCGGACGCTGGACATCGGCGGGGACAAAGAGCTTCCATATCTGGATCTGCCGAAGGAAATGAACCCGTTCCTGGGCTTCCGCGCAGTGCGTCTGTGTTTGGACCGCCAGGATATTTTCCGCACGCAGCTCCGCGCTCTGCTGAGAGCAAGCGTTCACGGCAACCTGCGCATCATGTTCCCGATGATCGCGACGCTTACGGAATTCCGCGCCGCCCGCGATCTGCTGTTTGAAGAGAAAGCCAAGCTTCTGGCCGAAGGCCAGGAAGTTTCGGACAACATTCAGCTCGGCATTATGGTGGAGATTCCGTCCACGGCCGTACTCGCGGATCAGTTCGCCAAAGAAGTTGATTTCTTCAGTATCGGTACGAACGACCTTATTCAATATACAATGGCTGCCGATCGTATGAACGAACGGGTATCCTACCTGTATCAGCCGTACAATCCCGCAATCCTGCGTCTGATCAAGAACGTTATCGACGCGGCTCACGCCCAGGGCAAATGGACGGGAATGTGCGGTGAGATGGCCGGAGACGCAACAGCCATTCCGCTGCTGCTTGGCCTTGGGCTCGACGAGTTCAGTATGAGCGCCACTTCCATTTTGCCGGCACGCAGCCAAATTTCGAAGCTGTCTGTCGATGAAATGAAGACATTGGCCGCTAAAGCGCTGGATCTAGGCACAGCGGAGGAAGTAGTTGCTCTGGTGCGCGGCATCAGCAGCTAA
- the pulA gene encoding type I pullulanase produces the protein MKNYYMNAESAAEIYEGRDLGLSYTPEGSIFKVWAPTASAVSLVLYNSGGEESGNAEWSEDARLTYMLRREGGVWQTRIAGDLKGKFYMYRVVYADGTIRESTDPYSFSVSANGLRSAIIDMSETNPEGWELDAYLPLEHPVDAVIYELHVRDFSIHETSGISGKGKYKAFTETGLRDSEGHTLGIDHLSELGITHVHLLPVFDFQTVDELQQRDAAPGENNYNWGYDPQHYNAPEGSYSTNASDPAVRIREFKEMVQALHRQGLSVVMDVVYNHTYSVDKGPFEAFAPGYFYRHDYAGRLSNGSGVGNELATERPMVRKFIKDSLRHWAAEYHIDGFRFDLMGLIDTATMREITEELRLEINPNLIVYGEPWTGGDSPLVTKTLKGAQRGKGFAVFNDNFRSAIKGDSDGWGRGFVTGEMGKEGAVAAGIIGAVHDFADSPAETVNYTTAHDNLNLWDKILAVQGVRQDCRFPDLDNGRLKNGGGSLEEAVAKADPYIGITEESLLDNETVRRSLLAGGIVLTSQGVPFMHAGDEMLRSKFGDHNSYRSGDAINAIRWSNKARFLPVFEYYKSLIALRKNHPAFRLRGRQEIERSLEIYRCDGGVVSYILKNHAGGDVWKNIVVLFNANPWEVMTGLPTCSEQWNVVVDHTRAGSEAFRKVEGTEVQLEGLSMMVLYDECGEPRPRAKRVEVHYERADGDFSGWNLWVWGTGIQDGQINFRYMEDGRAVAVVEVLPETRSFGYILRVNDWEARDGSTDKFIDCSKSDKEVKVLISDTSPAVDKKLSMTS, from the coding sequence ATGAAAAACTATTATATGAATGCGGAATCCGCAGCTGAAATATATGAGGGCAGAGATTTGGGCTTGAGCTATACTCCGGAAGGCAGCATCTTCAAGGTGTGGGCGCCGACAGCTTCGGCTGTGTCACTTGTGCTGTACAATTCGGGAGGAGAAGAAAGCGGAAATGCTGAGTGGTCGGAAGACGCCCGCTTGACTTATATGCTTCGCCGGGAAGGCGGGGTGTGGCAGACCAGAATTGCCGGGGATCTGAAGGGTAAATTTTACATGTACCGTGTTGTTTATGCGGATGGGACGATCCGGGAGTCGACCGATCCTTATTCATTCTCCGTTTCGGCAAACGGACTTCGATCGGCCATTATCGATATGAGTGAAACGAATCCCGAAGGCTGGGAGCTAGATGCATACCTCCCCTTGGAGCATCCGGTGGATGCGGTGATCTACGAGCTGCACGTACGCGATTTTTCGATTCATGAAACTTCGGGCATCAGCGGAAAGGGAAAATATAAAGCGTTCACAGAGACAGGTCTTCGCGATTCGGAAGGCCATACGCTTGGAATCGATCATTTAAGCGAGCTGGGTATCACGCATGTTCATCTGCTCCCCGTGTTCGATTTTCAGACGGTGGACGAACTGCAGCAGAGAGACGCGGCTCCCGGTGAGAACAACTATAACTGGGGATACGATCCGCAGCACTATAATGCACCGGAAGGCTCATACAGCACGAATGCATCCGACCCCGCCGTACGCATCAGGGAATTTAAAGAGATGGTTCAGGCGCTGCACCGGCAGGGACTTTCGGTCGTTATGGACGTGGTTTACAACCATACGTATTCCGTGGATAAGGGACCTTTCGAAGCGTTCGCGCCGGGTTATTTCTATCGGCATGACTATGCGGGCCGTCTCTCCAATGGATCCGGAGTCGGCAATGAACTGGCCACCGAACGGCCGATGGTGCGTAAATTCATCAAAGACTCTCTCCGGCACTGGGCTGCTGAATATCATATCGACGGTTTTCGTTTTGACCTTATGGGTCTTATCGACACGGCAACCATGCGTGAAATCACCGAGGAACTGCGTCTGGAGATTAACCCGAACCTGATTGTATACGGTGAACCATGGACCGGTGGCGATTCCCCTCTGGTCACCAAGACGCTTAAAGGCGCACAGCGTGGGAAGGGCTTTGCCGTCTTTAACGATAACTTCCGCTCAGCCATTAAGGGCGACAGCGACGGTTGGGGAAGAGGCTTTGTTACAGGTGAGATGGGCAAAGAAGGAGCGGTTGCGGCCGGAATTATCGGAGCCGTTCATGACTTTGCGGATTCTCCGGCAGAGACGGTTAATTATACGACTGCGCATGACAACTTGAATCTGTGGGATAAGATACTGGCGGTGCAGGGAGTGCGTCAGGATTGCCGGTTCCCCGATTTGGATAACGGAAGGCTCAAGAACGGCGGCGGCAGTCTGGAGGAAGCGGTGGCGAAAGCCGACCCGTATATTGGCATTACTGAAGAGAGCCTGCTTGACAATGAGACGGTGCGCCGTTCATTGCTGGCCGGAGGAATTGTATTGACCTCTCAGGGCGTTCCGTTTATGCATGCGGGTGACGAGATGCTTCGCAGCAAATTCGGCGACCATAACAGCTACCGGAGCGGCGACGCCATCAATGCAATCCGCTGGAGCAACAAGGCCAGATTCTTGCCGGTGTTTGAATACTACAAGAGTCTGATCGCACTGCGGAAAAATCACCCGGCCTTCCGGCTGCGCGGACGCCAGGAGATTGAGCGTTCGCTGGAAATTTACCGCTGCGACGGGGGCGTTGTTTCCTACATCCTGAAAAATCACGCCGGCGGCGACGTGTGGAAGAATATCGTCGTTCTGTTCAACGCCAATCCGTGGGAAGTCATGACAGGTCTGCCCACCTGCTCGGAACAATGGAATGTGGTTGTCGACCATACCCGTGCGGGCTCGGAAGCTTTCCGGAAGGTGGAAGGGACAGAAGTGCAGCTTGAAGGACTCTCGATGATGGTGCTCTATGACGAGTGCGGTGAGCCGCGTCCGCGGGCCAAAAGAGTCGAGGTGCACTATGAACGCGCCGACGGAGATTTTAGCGGCTGGAATTTATGGGTGTGGGGCACCGGAATACAGGACGGTCAAATCAATTTCCGGTATATGGAGGACGGCCGGGCTGTCGCCGTGGTCGAGGTGCTGCCGGAGACGCGTTCCTTCGGTTACATTTTGCGGGTAAACGATTGGGAGGCACGGGACGGAAGCACCGACAAGTTCATCGATTGCTCGAAGAGCGACAAGGAGGTCAAGGTGCTGATCAGCGACACCAGCCCTGCCGTTGACAAGAAACTCTCCATGACCAGTTGA
- a CDS encoding diguanylate cyclase domain-containing protein, translating to MAGFTEAKTTRKLIIMFAAITILLIGVSIGSLLYLNHTINRFSATLYEDINRNTGLIRNAERDLNQASIALQMVLNPSLPEAQRSEFRREFDNNLMGTEQNVEDIRLKLDSMEPYQRGKKSEKLLADIRQELAGFEGPFGEWRADAQALLLTGRPKSGEVPENFSSAPDSVQLKQALLNLNRSEELLGSYAEQVIADFQSRKSSVFALYSLILFMLVLLIIYLGRRILSLQTEMREEQALYQLIGETMSDFILLTDANGLILYASPSHFAAFGYIPQKGDPLSLYIREPEIAWAKLKSVVQATPKMAELRMRSSEGHWIWLETRVSPVKSSLPIPARFMLVSREITQRKQYEERLHKLAFYDHLTSIPNRAHFKMYMENLISHPDDRRQKLALALLDCDRFKQLNDTLGHLAGDEFLQLLSSELQQAVKGLGQAFRIGGDEFAVVLHLGSAPEKMDEILDRLLQLFNKSWSVNNGSSFRTSASIGVALYPQHGKTINELLRAADLAMYRSKSHGGNEANLYVKGMDEEYPEQEDTRH from the coding sequence GTGGCTGGGTTCACCGAAGCTAAAACAACCCGTAAATTAATCATCATGTTCGCTGCTATAACTATACTTCTGATAGGCGTGAGCATCGGCTCCTTGCTGTATCTGAACCATACCATTAACCGGTTCTCGGCGACCCTTTACGAGGATATCAACCGGAATACAGGTCTTATTCGGAATGCCGAGCGGGACTTGAATCAAGCCTCGATCGCTCTGCAGATGGTTCTAAACCCTTCGCTGCCCGAAGCGCAGCGCTCTGAATTCCGGCGGGAATTCGATAATAATCTGATGGGTACCGAGCAGAATGTAGAAGACATTAGACTGAAGCTGGACTCGATGGAGCCCTACCAGAGGGGGAAAAAGAGCGAAAAGCTGCTCGCTGATATCCGGCAGGAGCTTGCTGGTTTTGAAGGACCCTTCGGAGAATGGCGGGCAGACGCGCAGGCGCTCCTCTTAACCGGCAGGCCGAAGAGCGGCGAAGTCCCGGAGAACTTCTCTTCCGCTCCGGACAGCGTACAGCTGAAACAGGCGCTCCTGAATCTGAACCGGTCGGAAGAGCTGCTTGGCAGTTATGCGGAGCAGGTAATCGCCGATTTTCAGAGCCGGAAAAGCTCGGTATTCGCGCTCTATTCCCTGATCCTGTTCATGCTTGTTCTCCTTATTATTTATCTGGGCCGAAGAATTCTCTCGCTGCAAACCGAAATGCGGGAGGAACAGGCGCTGTACCAGCTTATCGGGGAGACGATGTCCGATTTCATCCTGCTTACGGATGCCAACGGCCTGATTCTGTATGCGTCTCCGTCGCATTTTGCAGCGTTCGGTTATATCCCCCAGAAGGGTGATCCCCTCTCCCTCTACATCCGGGAGCCCGAAATTGCCTGGGCCAAACTAAAAAGTGTAGTTCAGGCCACGCCGAAGATGGCGGAACTGAGAATGAGGAGCTCTGAAGGACACTGGATATGGCTGGAAACGAGGGTCTCTCCCGTAAAAAGCAGCCTGCCCATTCCGGCGAGGTTCATGCTTGTTTCCCGGGAAATAACGCAGCGCAAGCAGTATGAGGAAAGGCTGCACAAGCTGGCTTTCTATGATCATCTGACGTCGATCCCCAATCGGGCCCATTTTAAAATGTATATGGAAAACCTGATTTCCCATCCCGATGACCGAAGGCAGAAGCTGGCGCTTGCTCTGCTCGATTGCGACAGGTTCAAGCAGCTTAACGACACCTTGGGACATCTGGCCGGCGATGAATTTTTGCAGCTGTTGTCCAGCGAGCTTCAGCAGGCCGTAAAAGGCTTGGGCCAAGCATTCCGGATTGGAGGCGATGAATTCGCCGTCGTGCTTCATCTCGGCTCCGCTCCCGAAAAAATGGATGAGATACTGGACCGGCTGCTCCAGCTGTTCAACAAGTCATGGTCGGTGAATAACGGATCGAGTTTCCGTACTTCGGCAAGCATCGGCGTCGCGCTCTACCCCCAGCATGGAAAGACTATTAACGAACTGCTGCGGGCAGCCGATCTGGCGATGTACCGTTCCAAAAGCCATGGCGGCAATGAAGCCAATCTGTATGTCAAAGGGATGGACGAAGAATACCCGGAGCAAGAGGATACCAGGCATTAA
- the pheS gene encoding phenylalanine--tRNA ligase subunit alpha → MKEKLEALKVEALEKLREVQDPQTLNDLRVKYLGKKGELTEVLRGMGSLSAEERPVIGQVANTVRSAIEEIISAKQEAFQEQETLKRLQAEKVDVTLPGRRLPQGGIHPLNRVIQEIEDIFIGMGYHVAEGPEVETDHYNFEALNLPKNHPARDMQDSFYLTEELLMRTQTSPVQARTMLAMEGEVPVKIICPGKVFRRDDDDATHSFQFHQIEGLVIGPNIRMSDLKGTLQQFVKEMFGPSTGIRLRPSFFPFTEPSVEVDVSCFKCGGHGCRLCKQTGWLEILGAGMVHPKVLEMGGYDPEKYSGFAFGMGVERIAMLKYGIDDIRNFYFNDMGFVKQFRGV, encoded by the coding sequence ATGAAAGAAAAGCTGGAAGCATTGAAGGTTGAAGCGCTTGAGAAGCTGCGGGAGGTTCAGGACCCTCAGACTCTGAATGATCTGCGGGTAAAATATCTCGGCAAGAAGGGCGAGCTGACGGAGGTTCTGCGCGGCATGGGCTCACTCAGCGCGGAGGAGCGCCCGGTCATCGGACAGGTGGCAAATACGGTACGGAGCGCCATTGAGGAGATTATTTCCGCGAAGCAGGAGGCTTTTCAGGAGCAGGAAACGCTGAAGCGTCTGCAAGCAGAGAAAGTCGATGTTACGCTGCCGGGACGCCGTCTGCCCCAGGGTGGTATTCATCCGCTGAACCGGGTGATTCAGGAAATTGAGGATATTTTCATCGGCATGGGCTACCATGTGGCTGAAGGTCCCGAGGTGGAGACGGATCATTACAATTTCGAGGCGCTGAACCTGCCGAAGAACCATCCGGCCCGCGACATGCAGGATTCCTTTTATTTGACGGAAGAGTTGCTGATGCGCACCCAGACATCTCCGGTTCAGGCCCGCACCATGCTGGCAATGGAAGGCGAAGTTCCGGTTAAAATCATCTGCCCGGGCAAAGTGTTCCGGCGCGACGACGACGATGCGACTCACTCCTTCCAGTTCCATCAAATTGAAGGGCTGGTTATCGGGCCGAATATCCGCATGAGCGACCTGAAAGGCACGCTCCAACAGTTCGTTAAGGAGATGTTCGGGCCGTCCACCGGCATTCGCCTTCGTCCGAGCTTCTTCCCTTTCACTGAGCCGAGCGTGGAAGTCGACGTGAGCTGCTTCAAATGCGGCGGACACGGCTGCAGATTGTGCAAACAGACCGGTTGGCTGGAAATTCTGGGAGCCGGCATGGTGCATCCGAAGGTGCTGGAAATGGGCGGTTATGACCCTGAAAAATATAGCGGATTCGCATTTGGCATGGGCGTAGAGCGGATTGCGATGCTGAAATACGGCATTGACGATATCCGCAACTTCTATTTCAACGATATGGGCTTCGTCAAGCAGTTCCGGGGCGTGTGA
- the pheT gene encoding phenylalanine--tRNA ligase subunit beta, whose translation MKVSTGWLADYISLDGVTAEDLADKITDAGIEIDSVEKRNKGLSGIVTGYVKSKEKHPDADKLNVCIVDAGQEEDLQIVCGAKNVAAGQKVPVALVGAKLPGLEIKKAKLRGVLSQGMICSAKELGLNDKLLPKELQEGILVLPEDTEIGQDITKVLGLNDEILEFDLTPNRSDCLSMIGAAYETSAILGRELSLPNPGRDVIEIAFPASEQIAVTIENEEHCKHYAVRYIAGVKPAPSPLWMQNRLMAAGIRPINNIVDITNYVMLEYGQPLHAFDADRLEGGVIGVRLAREGEILTTLDGQERKLEPHMLVIADAAKAVGLAGVMGGLNSEVTDQTVNILLESARFDGGTVRKTSRQLGLRSEASLRFEKEVDPRSVIPALDRAASLLSSIAGGSVHGGIVQAGTDDVQERVIKLSLDKVNSRLGTDLSLLEVKTLFARLHFSFGDAEEGVVEVSVPTRRGDITLDVDLLEEVARLYGYDNIPTTPIEGPTTPGGLTGPQAMRRNLRRLLADGGYQEVLGYSFIQPEQTTLFPALTEGGHAVKLALPMSEERSVLRTSLLPQLLDIAQYNLNRRQSDLALFEIGTVFVTDEEQLTRQPREFQTLGLLLTGSRAAKQWNVAAEPVDFFDLKGALESVFAYLGLENAVVFEGDSPQGYHPGRSASVYLNAEGERVKLGTIGQIHPDLQRKQDLEDTYAAEILLAPLYEAARTTLQFTDLPRFPGMERDIALVVDSEVPASRLLDVIREQGGSLLQSAQVFDVYTGGKMESGKKSVAVSLLYRHAEHTLTDEEVSEVHTKVLDALQQSFGANLRK comes from the coding sequence ATGAAAGTATCTACCGGCTGGCTGGCTGATTATATTTCGCTGGATGGCGTGACCGCAGAGGATCTGGCAGATAAAATTACGGACGCGGGCATCGAAATCGACAGCGTGGAGAAACGGAACAAAGGGCTGTCCGGCATCGTAACCGGATATGTTAAATCCAAGGAAAAACATCCCGACGCCGACAAACTGAATGTATGCATTGTCGACGCCGGTCAGGAAGAGGACCTGCAGATCGTCTGCGGAGCGAAGAACGTGGCCGCCGGCCAAAAGGTTCCCGTGGCGCTCGTTGGCGCGAAGCTTCCGGGTCTTGAGATCAAGAAGGCCAAGCTTCGCGGCGTCTTGTCCCAGGGTATGATCTGTTCGGCCAAGGAGCTGGGCCTGAACGACAAGCTGCTGCCGAAGGAGCTTCAGGAAGGCATCCTTGTGCTGCCGGAAGATACGGAAATCGGGCAAGACATTACGAAAGTGCTCGGTTTGAACGACGAGATTCTGGAATTCGATCTGACTCCGAACCGGTCCGACTGTCTGAGCATGATCGGCGCGGCTTATGAGACCAGCGCCATTCTGGGACGCGAGTTGTCTCTGCCGAATCCAGGCCGGGATGTTATTGAGATCGCATTCCCTGCTTCTGAGCAAATAGCCGTTACGATTGAGAACGAGGAGCACTGCAAGCATTATGCAGTCCGGTATATCGCCGGTGTGAAGCCCGCTCCCTCTCCGCTGTGGATGCAGAATCGCCTGATGGCGGCCGGCATCCGTCCGATTAACAATATTGTGGACATCACGAACTATGTCATGCTGGAATACGGACAGCCGCTGCATGCTTTCGATGCCGACCGGCTTGAGGGCGGCGTCATCGGCGTCCGTCTCGCCCGCGAAGGCGAAATCCTCACCACGCTGGACGGCCAGGAGCGCAAGCTGGAGCCGCATATGCTGGTTATCGCGGATGCGGCCAAAGCGGTGGGATTGGCAGGCGTGATGGGCGGCCTGAATTCGGAGGTCACCGATCAGACGGTCAATATCTTACTGGAATCGGCCCGGTTCGACGGCGGAACGGTCCGCAAGACCTCCCGTCAGCTCGGTCTCCGCTCGGAAGCTTCCCTGCGGTTTGAGAAGGAAGTGGACCCGCGCTCCGTTATCCCTGCGCTGGACCGCGCGGCTTCGCTTCTTAGCAGCATTGCCGGCGGCTCCGTGCATGGAGGGATTGTTCAGGCCGGAACCGACGATGTACAGGAGAGAGTCATCAAGCTGTCGCTCGACAAGGTCAACAGCCGCCTCGGCACGGACCTTTCGCTGCTGGAAGTGAAGACGCTGTTTGCGCGGCTGCATTTTTCATTCGGCGATGCGGAAGAAGGAGTGGTTGAGGTCAGCGTGCCTACAAGACGCGGCGATATTACGCTGGACGTGGATCTCCTCGAGGAAGTTGCCCGCCTGTACGGTTATGACAACATTCCGACCACGCCGATTGAAGGACCGACAACACCGGGAGGATTGACCGGGCCGCAGGCGATGCGCCGCAATCTGCGCCGGCTGCTGGCCGACGGCGGGTACCAGGAAGTGCTGGGCTATTCCTTCATTCAGCCCGAGCAGACGACGCTGTTCCCGGCATTGACCGAGGGCGGGCATGCGGTCAAGCTGGCTTTGCCGATGAGCGAGGAGCGCAGCGTGCTGCGGACCAGTCTTTTGCCGCAGCTGCTTGATATCGCGCAGTACAACTTGAACCGCCGCCAGAGCGATCTGGCGCTGTTCGAAATCGGTACTGTCTTTGTTACCGATGAGGAGCAGTTGACCCGTCAGCCTCGGGAGTTCCAGACCCTCGGTCTGCTGCTGACGGGAAGCCGGGCAGCGAAGCAGTGGAATGTCGCAGCCGAACCCGTCGACTTCTTCGATCTGAAAGGCGCGCTGGAATCGGTGTTCGCCTACCTCGGACTAGAGAATGCCGTTGTCTTCGAAGGCGATTCGCCGCAGGGCTATCATCCTGGCCGCTCCGCATCGGTCTACCTGAACGCGGAGGGCGAACGGGTGAAGCTTGGCACCATAGGCCAGATTCATCCGGATCTGCAGCGCAAGCAGGATCTGGAGGATACGTATGCGGCCGAGATTCTGCTGGCGCCGCTCTACGAAGCGGCCCGGACAACGCTGCAGTTCACGGACCTTCCGCGTTTCCCCGGTATGGAACGGGATATTGCGCTCGTCGTCGATTCGGAAGTTCCGGCAAGCCGTCTGCTGGATGTCATCCGCGAACAGGGAGGCAGCCTGCTGCAATCGGCGCAGGTGTTTGACGTCTATACGGGCGGGAAGATGGAAAGCGGCAAGAAGAGCGTCGCCGTTTCCCTGCTGTACCGCCATGCGGAGCATACATTAACCGATGAGGAAGTCTCGGAGGTGCACACCAAGGTGCTGGACGCGCTTCAGCAAAGTTTTGGCGCAAACTTAAGAAAGTAG